The following DNA comes from Papaver somniferum cultivar HN1 chromosome 4, ASM357369v1, whole genome shotgun sequence.
aataactctttcaacaacacttgctcagaaaacttgacgaaataaaaataacgttctatcttttctcttccagaaaccagttttttttttataatcaaaaagaatcaatggaattaatggaaaattaattttcgattaaatgccaattaaatttctttgtaacagcaaaaaaacggccgtattaaaatttcaacattaactgtaattaatcatgatataattattttaatacgttttgaaaatttaagttaaaaacagcaaaaaaaaaattgtttctggatcagcaaacctcccaaggccccgctcccggactaatgtaatataatatatagtataaatagtatataccctaatgaaattgtgtggggtgggaattgaacccatgcctatagtgtgggagctcaaaacaatgccaccatactatctctctaactttggcatattattacaaaactatgtttttaaatatataccccaacactTTCCAGGTTCTTCTTCCCACCCAAATGGAACAGAAGTGATGAGCTTCAACGGAGGCAAACCAGCAGTTTCCGGTACATTCTCACGCTTCCACCCTTTCTTGGGTGTCCCTGGCTTTTCTTCCCAAAGAAATGGTATTGAAACCTTCTGCACTTGTTTCCCTGCTTGGGTTACGCCCAATTCTCCCTCTGCCATTCTTACAATTGAAAGCTTGCTCTGATCTGCTAATCTCATTTTCATGCCTATACATATAGTAGGAGAAAAGAAGTAGTTTGGCATATCCAACTACTTCAACATGTTTTGGTGCAACTGAAACATTCGTGTGCAGATTAAGCTCACCTGCTTTACAATGATGTCTGACCAAAAAAAGTTTATATAAACTATAGAATAATTGAAACTACAGATTTACCTTAACAATTGGTTGATAAATAGTAAACTCGAAAAAAGAATGGAAAAGAAATTTTTGTTCTGAatttgaacaatttttttttgttcctgGTCTCAATTACTGAATCCACGCCAACTAACCCACAAGGCCACAACTAGAGCACAACCTCATTCTTCTGCTGTGGCGAGAATTCTGTATCGCGGCGTGCCATGACGGTATGTACGGGTTTCATTAAATGATGCACAATAGCTTGAACTTTAAATTCTCTACAATTATGAAACTCTCAGCCAGATCTAATAGTTTCCAGTACCTGAACAACTTCAGCCATGCTTGGTCTTCTTGAAGGCATTTCAGAAGTGCAAATTAATCCCAGCTTCATAACTTGAATTAATTCACTCTCTACAAACCCCTGCAAGCTTCGATCGAAGCAAAGTGAAGCTGAACCTTCCTCTAATAAACCCCGGACATAATCACAAAGAACCACCACCTCGCTCGCCGCTGGACTCTCAACAGGTTTCTTTCCAGTAACAAGCTCCAACAAAATGATTCCGAAACTATAAACATCACACTTGTCACTGAATGTCAAACTCTGACAAGCTAATTCTGGTGCAACGTATCCTACGGCTGTATGAAACTTGGCTAAACCATAACTATCGAACAACGGTAGTAGTTTCAACAATCCGTAGTCTGATAATTTTGGTTCATATCTTTCATCTAAAAGTATGTTGGTAGATTTAATGTTCAAATGCAGAACTTGTGGTTTGCAATCATGGTGTAGGTAAGCAAGCGCCCGTGCAGTTCCAACAGCAATCTGAAACCTTCTAGACCAGTTAAATTGTCCACTGCCAGTGCTGGTGCTGGTACTAGCACCAGGATGAATATATCCGTGAAGATGTTGATAGAGATTTCCATTCGAAACGAGTTCAGATAGAATTAACTGCATTGTAGACGACCAATAATAGCCTTGAAAAGCAACCAAATTTGGATGGTGAAGATTACCCAGTCTCCCAATCTCTTGTTCAAATTCGTCTTGGTTTCTAATCCTTCCCAAAGTTTCGAGTTTCTTCACTGCAATGGAAATCCCACCTTCGAAATTGGATTTGTAGACTGTTCCAATTGCACCACCACCAATCAAACAGTCTTTATCGAGCAAAGCTTTGGTACCTGCTTCCCAATCTTCATATTTCGAAGGCAAGCTCTTGCTGAAGAGAACCAACTTACCAATGATGAGATTCGAATCTGTTGATGCTGGTGGAGTACTTTCCAAAGCAAAACTCTCATCCTTTTTCCTTTTTCGAGCTCTAATGTTCATGACACATATAATACAAACTCCACAAAGAATAACCACAGCAGCTACAATGGCCACTATTGCAGAAACACTCAACACTCTTGTTTTCCGAGACCTCGCTGTACCGCCATCACCAGTGGCAGAGCACGGAGTATCTAAAGGAACTCCGCATAGCGAAGGATTCTTGGAGTAAGCTGTGGAACCAAACTTCTGAATTACGGGAGTAAGAGGAATAGATCCAGACAGATTATTGGATGAGAAATTGAAATGAGTTAACAACGTCAAATTTCCAAGTGATGGCGGAATAGGTCCTGCGAAAGAATTTTCTGACAAATCAAGATACTGAAGTCGAAGCAATTCACCAAGACTCACTGGTATGGTTCCATTAAGACGATTTCGATGTAGATCAAGGATCGTCAAGTATGTCATGTTGTTCAATGTCTGAGGTATTTCACCTTGTAAACTGTTGCTAGACAGATCCCTGCAACAAAAAAGCTTAAACACTCAACACTCTCATTTGGAACAGCAATACAGTATCTATACATACTACACTGACATAGAAGAGGTATTATTGGAACTTACAATTCGAGAAGAAACCGGCATTTGCTCAGATCACCAGAGATACCGCCAGAAAGTTTGAGATTATGCAAGTCAAGCACTTGAAGAAACTCAATACTACTAATCTCATTTGGAATGGTTCCTTGAATCACATTGTCACCCAATCTTAAAACAGACAATTTCTTCAAATTTCCAATCTCAACCGGAATTCCACCATCCAACTTGTTAAACCctaaatccaaaaccctcatattcCTACAATTTGCTATACTCACTGGGATCTCCCCTACTAACCCATTCCCAGAAACATCGAAAACCTCCATTCTGTCACTACACATCCCAACATCAGGAATTTCCCCAACAAATTGATTAAATGACGCATTAAAATAACTCAAATTCTGAAATGAAACAACATCAAATGGAACCAACCCATCAAATGCATTACTCCCTAAATCCAACACTTGCAAATTTCGACACTTCAAAACCTGTTCTT
Coding sequences within:
- the LOC113275078 gene encoding probable LRR receptor-like serine/threonine-protein kinase At1g12460, with the translated sequence MRRFKLKVCTFHVILLIFMELCFRSTFSQSEKEILLQFKGNVSNDPYNSLNSWGLDRNQCGEYNGVLCNSEGNVEKIVLWNMSLEGVLSPSLSKLKSLRILSLYGNRFTGNIPLEFGEFQNLWKLNLSSNGLVGSIPEFLGTYKNLRLLDLSRNGFTDEIPDNLFTNCFKMKFVSLSNNNLTGSIPASMSNCFSLIGFDFSFNDLSGLFPEEICGEILGLVYVSLRRNSMVGNVQEQVLKCRNLQVLDLGSNAFDGLVPFDVVSFQNLSYFNASFNQFVGEIPDVGMCSDRMEVFDVSGNGLVGEIPVSIANCRNMRVLDLGFNKLDGGIPVEIGNLKKLSVLRLGDNVIQGTIPNEISSIEFLQVLDLHNLKLSGGISGDLSKCRFLLELDLSSNSLQGEIPQTLNNMTYLTILDLHRNRLNGTIPVSLGELLRLQYLDLSENSFAGPIPPSLGNLTLLTHFNFSSNNLSGSIPLTPVIQKFGSTAYSKNPSLCGVPLDTPCSATGDGGTARSRKTRVLSVSAIVAIVAAVVILCGVCIICVMNIRARKRKKDESFALESTPPASTDSNLIIGKLVLFSKSLPSKYEDWEAGTKALLDKDCLIGGGAIGTVYKSNFEGGISIAVKKLETLGRIRNQDEFEQEIGRLGNLHHPNLVAFQGYYWSSTMQLILSELVSNGNLYQHLHGYIHPGASTSTSTGSGQFNWSRRFQIAVGTARALAYLHHDCKPQVLHLNIKSTNILLDERYEPKLSDYGLLKLLPLFDSYGLAKFHTAVGYVAPELACQSLTFSDKCDVYSFGIILLELVTGKKPVESPAASEVVVLCDYVRGLLEEGSASLCFDRSLQGFVESELIQVMKLGLICTSEMPSRRPSMAEVVQVLETIRSG